Genomic segment of Acinetobacter larvae:
GTCCATACGAGTTGGCGGTGCCAACCATAGACGTGTAGACAATGAGCCACCCGGTACTTTATCGAGCAATTTACCCGCAGCACGGAAGTGACCAATGTTGGTCATACATGAACCGACGAATACTTCATCAATTTTCACGCCTTGTACATCAGACAATAATTTAGCGTCATCTGGGTCGTTCGGGCAGCATAGAATAGGTTCTTTAATGTCAGCGAGATCGATTTCAAATACTTTGGTGTATTCAGCATCGGCATCGGCTTGTAGTAGGCTTGGATTTGCCAACCATTTTTCCATGTTTTCCACACGGCGCGCCATCGTACGTGCATCACCATAGCCTTCAGAAATCATCCATTTCAACATGGTGATATTTGAACGCAAGTATTCAGCAACTTTCTCTTCAGACAAGGTAATTGAACAACCCGCAGCAGAACGTTCAGCAGACGCATCAGATAATTCAAATGCTTGCTCTACGGTTAATTCTGTTTCCATTTCTGTTAGGTCGATTTCTAGAATACGACCAGAGAAAATGTTTTTCTTACCTTTTTTCTCTACAGTCAAATCGCCAGATTGGATGGCATAGTAAGGAATAGCATGTACAAGGTCACGTAAAGTGATACCAGGCTGCATTTTACCTTTGAATTTCACCAAGATCGATTCAGGCATATCGAGTGGCATGACACCGGTCGCTGCTGCGAATGCCACCAAACCAGAACCCGCTGGGAAAGAAATACCAATTGGGAAACGGGTATGTGAGTCACCACCTGTACCTACGGTATCTGGAAGCAACATACGGTTTAACCAAGAGTGAATAATACCATCACCCGGACGTAGAGACACACCACCACGGTTCATGATGAAGTCAGGCAAGCTGTGTTGCATTTGTACGTCAACAGGTTTTGGATAAGCAGCCGTATGACAGAATGATTGCATCACTAAATCAGCAGAGAAGCCAAGACATGCTAAGTCTTTCAATTCATCACGTGTCATCGGACCGGTAGTATCTTGAGAACCGACAGTTGTCATACGTGGTTCGCAATATGTACCCGGACGAATACCTTGACCTTCAGGAAGACCACATGCACGGCCTACCATTTTTTGCGCTTGAGTAAAGCCTTTATGGGTATCTTCTGGTTGTACTGGGCTACGGAATACTGTAGAAACAGGCAAACCGAGTTCTTCACGTGCTTTCGCAGTTAAACCACGACCAATGATCAAGTTAATACGGCCACCAGCACGAACTTCATCGAGCAATACAGGTGTTTTCAATGCTGCATCAGCGATTTGTGCGCCGTCTTTAAATGCAGTGACTTTCGCTGCAGCATGATCGATTTTCAATACTACTTCATCGCCCATGTTCATATTTGACACGTCGATTTCAACAGGTAACGCACCTGCATCTTCCATGGTGTTGAAGAAAATCGGAGCAATTTTTGAACCCAAGCAAACACCACCATCCTTTTTGTTCGGAATGTGTGGAATATCATCACCTGTAAACCACAGTACAGAGTTTGTTGCAGATTTACGGCTAGAACCGGTACCGACAACGTCACCCACATAAGCGACTTGGTTACCTTGTGCTTTTAATGCTTCGATTTGTTTTAATGGACCGACTTCACCTGGTTTTTCAGGGAAGATGCCATCACGTTCGTTTTTCAACATTGCATTGGCATGCAATGGAATATCTGGACGACTCCAAGCGTCTTGTGCAGGAGACAAGTCATCTGTGTTGGTTTCACCAGTGACTTTCAACACAGTGATTTTAATTTCTTCTGGCACGTCTGGGCGACTGGTGAACCATTCCGCATCAGCCCAAGATTGTAAAACCGCTTTTGCATTGGCATTACCGGCTTTGGCTTTGTCCGCCACATCATGGAATGCATCAAATACCAATAAAGTTTTTTTCAGTGCTTCTGCAGCAAGCTCAGCCAATGCAGCATCATCAAGTAACTCAACCAATGGCGCAACGTTATAACCACCGAGCATCGTACCCAGCAAATAAACCGCACGTTCTTTACTAATCAAAGGTGAAGTTGTTTCACCTTTTGCAACCGCAGCAAGAAAAGCAGCTTTGACATAGGCAGCTTGGTCAACCCCAGCAGGTACGCGATTTTCAAGTAAGTCAACTAAAAAAGCTTCTTCGCCAGCTGGTGGGTTTTTTAATAATTCAACGAGTGCAGCTGTTTGAGCTTCATCAAGTGGTTTCGGTGGGACTCCGAGTGCGGCACGTTCGGCAACGTGTTGGCGGTAAGCTTCTAGCACGGTGTAATTCCTCTTCTTTAAAAAATTATTGGTGAATTCCTGCGATTAAGCTTCACCAATAATATGGATAGACGAATATTACTAAATATCAAGGCAAAAGTTAATGCAGCCAAGGTGTTAATTCGTGATGATCATTATTTTATAAATAAATGGTAAGACTTTGGCTGCCTTGTCAAACCTATGCAACTTGCTACTTTTCAATGTCAGGGCGCACTATAACAGTTTCATCTATTCAACACTGCACCACTAAAGTCTAAGTTGTGATCCTAATCACCTACAAGAATAAACGCATGATACACTAGCAGAGCCAAAATCAGCGCTTAGCCGATAAACTCAACAGACGCAAGATAGTCCCATGGTCTGGTCTACTATCTACTACTAGATGTGCTGATGCTCTGCGCAGAACAAATGCCTGTTTTGCTATTTTAATTGATTATCACCGACCAGACTGATCCGTACATGCATTGAGCGCCGATGGGCTTGGCAAAACTACAGACATGATTTATATATGAAATATATTATAAATACCTCCTTAATACAGCATGAGTGAGCATAACGTCATATGTACCCATACAGGAAAAACAGCATGATTAAAAACGCCAAAGAAATTCAGCTCATGCGTGAATCTTGCCGTTTATTGTCCTTAGTGTTCGCACAAATTGATCAACTTGATTTAACCGGCATGTCCACTTTAGCTGTGAATGACTTGGTAGAACGTTATATTGTCGATGTACTCAAGGCTCGTCCCGCCAGTAAAGGACAGTATGGTTTTGCTTACGTGTTAAATTCATCCATCAACGAAGTAGTCTGTCACGGCGTGCCCTCCGCGCAAGACATTCTCAAAACTGGCGATATAGTCAATTTTGATATTACGCTGGAAAAAAATGGTTATATTGCAGACTCTAGTAAAATGTATTGTGTCGGTCCAGTCTCTGCTGAAGCCAAACGCCTAGTCGATACCACCTATGCCGCCATGTGTATTGGGATTGCGCAAGTCAAAGCCGGTGCACGCCTAGGCGATATCGGGCATGCCATTGAAAGCTATGCTCGACAGCATGGTTATAGTGTGGTGCGCGATTATTGTGGTCATGGTATTGGGCGTAAAATGCATGAAGAACCGTCTGTACTTCATTTTGGCAGTGCCCATACTGGCATGATTTTACAAGCAGGTATGACCTTTACCATTGAGCCGATGTTAAATCAGGGTAAACGTACCGTATATGTACGTGACGATGGTTGGACGGTGGTCACGCATGATCAGTTACTATCTGCCCAGTTTGAACATACCGTATTGGTCACACAACATGGCGTGGAAGTACTCACCCGTCGACCAGAAGAATCTTTTCAGCATTTACTCGGACATAAATCACTGGTCAACAATTAACACCGAACACCTAAGTATGCATAGCGTGGCGAATACACATGCAAAATTAAGCACCTAACACCATGATTGTGGTGAATTGCCGTAGCACCAGTCTGTTCGTTATGGTTGTGCGATGTTGATCGACTGCAAAAAATAGAGTCCGTTATGACTCTATTTTTAACCATCTAATTTTTAACCATATAATTTTTAAGCATTTAATTTTGAACAACCTAACTGCCCGGCTTAAAACGGTTTATAGTCTGGCATATGATTGGGATCATGCGGTGTTGCCAAACATTGTTCAAAGGCTTGTTGCTGATACTTCTCTTGGGTCTTGTCTTTATCCGCTCTAAGTTCATCAATCGGCGCTGCATAAATCTTTTCAATTTGCTGGCTAATCAGTGTCAATGTCGTCTTATCTTTGATTTTATTAGCATGTTCTTTGGCTTCTGCCAAACTAATTCCATTGATACGATCAAAGCTAATGGTACGTGCAGCATAACCGACACTACGGCAATAACCTTCCCAGCGCTGCTCAGGTGTCGCTGGTGGTTTTTCACTACATGCTGCCCCGACTAAAGCTCCGATTAAAATCAAAATTTTCTTCATTCATCACGCTCCTTAGCGCCATATCATCTTGAATCTGAGCCCTAATCCTATGCAATGGATTAAGGCAACTTCTCTCTTGCGGCTCTCTTACGGCGTTTTGCTCTAGAAGCGCCAATGATAAAAGATATCAATGGCTTTTTCGAGTGACTGACTCGCTTCTAGATATAAGCGCTGGTTCATTTGATAACGCAAAGTCAGTTTATTCACTGGCGTAAAGACCCCAACGCCATAACGAATATAAAGATCTGGGGTAATATAACCCGTCAAACTCACTTGGGTATCATCACCAGTACCTTCTGCATCAAATGCCAAACCACTTAAACCAAAGGTGCGACCGATCTGATTGGTAAAGGCACGTGTTCCCCCTAGACCCAAACTAATTCCTGCCGCGGCAATGGTATTGTTGACATCAGACTTAAAACCTTCAGTTTGACTGACACTACTTGAACCTTCATTGATCCGCCCTGTAATCAAGGCATTCAATGCTTCTTGCTCAGACAAACCCGCATCATTATAAATTTGAATACTCGGTACTGCAGCAGTCCCCGTGACACGAACACCAACGGTACTGCCGGACACAATTTTGGTGGCATCAACATCTAGGCTCGGTGTAGAGATCGGGCCATTAAAACGCGCAATGGCACGGTTTAAGTTCAGCTTTTGACCATAAGCCTCGATCACTACTTTTTGACTCACCCCAATAGCGCCATTGGCATTCATGGCGGTTTCTAAACCACGTTGTGTTAAGTAAAGACGTCCTACCAATGGAATACGACTATTAAAGCCTTGGAAAATAACTTTTTTACCTAAATTGACATTGATATCTGCGCGTACATCCCATGGTTTAGCTGCTCTTAAAATCGCCAGTGGATCATCACCTTCACGTACCACACGGACATCAGGTGAAACGTTGATCACCGTTGCAGAAGTTTCAGGCATGGAAATCAGTGCCGCAGGTACGTCAATATCCCCATGTACGGTAATCTTACGATTGAATGGCAAGATATTGACATCAACTTCACTATTGACCACTGCATTAATCATCGGTGCTTGACGGATTTGTAATTGATCGCCTTTAAGTTTTAATTGAATACGCGGTTCATTTCGCCAGTCGATACTGCCTTTCAGCGTACCGACACCTTTACCACTGTTAAATGCGCCGTCAATCGTGGCATTGTCTTGTCGAATTGCCGAATACAACTGTAGATTACTCAAGTTGACTGGCAAAGAAATCATACTGATCGAGCCATTTTTGACGCGCAAATCACCATTAAATAATGGCTGCGTCAATGTACCGCCAATTTTACCCGCTACTGACAAAGTTCCTTCTAGCTTACGAATATCGGCAACAAAGGGCTTAAATAGTTTTAACTGGACTTGATTAAAGGCAACCTCACCTTGCATGTCCTTGTTGGCACTATAAGGATTAATCACCACATTGGCATAACCGGTACCGATATTGGGGGCTTTTAAATCTACGCGCAATAAAAGTTTATCTTGGATGCTTTTCAAGACCAAACTGGCTTCATCATAATGCATGGTCGAAGCAGGATCACCCGGATCAACGGCTGCCAAACCAATTTCACCATTACGGGTTACCAGTTGTGCATCTATTTTTGGATGACTCCCTTGAGCCCATGACGCTTTAGCATGACCATTCAGTTTACCGCTCATCGCCAAGCCTTCTGGCATAAAAGCTTCAAAGTCTTTTAAATCAAGGTTATTTGACACAAAGGAAATATTACCTTTAGCTTGGCTCACACGTACCGGTTGATCAAAACACAATTGGCTTTGCTTACTGCTCCAACAATGTTGCCCCACATAAAGCTCAGACTTCGCGGCATTATAAATAACGGGTGCATTTTCATTTTGGAATAAATGCGCCCGTACCGAGTCAAACTCACCTTTTTGAATTTGCCCTAACCAATCATTATTGTCATTAAAACCACCCGACAACTGCACATAAAATTTGGAGAAATTATTCCATCCCTGCAATTGCAATAAATGTGTTTTACGCGTTCCAGATAAAGTCACCGCCGCATGTTGAATCTCTCGTCCGCCGGTACGCAAAGTCGTTAACTGTGCTTTCATTTGTGAAGCAACTTGATCTGAGGTTGGCAATTCACCGATTAAGCTTAGGCGCTTAATGCTTAAGTCATTCAGACCAAAGTCATCCACCACCAAATTGGCGGTTGCACTCAGACGAGGTTTCGCTTGTAAATTTAAATAACCACTAATTCTGCCACGCAGCCCAGGATAGAGCTCGTATAACTTAGGTGCATCGACTTTCAGGCGTAAGTTTTGTGCATTACCAGTCACTTGTAACTGATTGCCCGCATATAACAGATTTAAATGGTTGGCTTCAAACTGCTCAGGCAATAGACCTTGCTGCGCCCCACCTAAAACCACGGCGAGATTACCATTGCCGCGTAAAATCTTGTTATTAATGGTCCCGGCCAGATTTAACTGCTGCACACTCATGCGCTTAATCTTCTCTGCCCAAATCCCCTGAGATTTCAGCTGACCCGAGATATCCCCTCGAATGGAAGACACAAAATAATGCGGCTTAAAGTTCAATAAAGATGCATCGATATTCCACCCAATACCATTTTTTAAATTGAGTAGCCCACTGAGGTTGAGCTTACCAGCTGCACCATCATGTTTGAAATGATTAACTTTAATCACATCGGGCGTACCCGCAATCTCAAAATTGAGCGTCCCACTCCCTTGTGAAAACTTGGTCGATTGTAAATGACCGGCATAGTTCACCCCAAAGCTTTTAAAAGCACCGCCTTGTTGTTCATCGGCAAATAATAAAGCGATGCTACTCTTGCCGGTCAAGTGAATATGATCGGCTTGCTCACCAGCCAAATGACCTTGCAGATCAATTCGATCTAAGCTGATAATTTGTTGTTGCGGTCGGGCAAAACCACTGGCATCAATCTGACCGGTTAATACATCCAACGGTGCTTGTGGCGATATACTTTGCGGATTAAAATCATGTGCTTGTAGTTTGGCTTGCCATTTTAACTGACGTTTCTCTGTGGGCAGTTCAACCTGTGCTTGCCCTGCCAAACGACCTTTGCCAGTATTCAGGCTAAAGCTCGGAATGCTTAAATCATCGCCCTTAACCTGTACTTTTGCTTGATATTGCCCAGCAGGCAGCATCGATTTTTCATGCTGTTGTAACTTGGCATCGAGCTGAATGTCTTGCTGCTGTGCATTTAAAACCAAATCCACTTGCCCATGATCACTTTGCAGCCACCCAATATAAGGCATTTCACGATTCATTTTTTGCCATGCCACATTGAGTAACATCGGTGCGGCATGCTCATTTTTTGCTTCAGCTTGATCAAGTTTAAGTTGCCAAGCTTCATGTCGGTCAAAATCAAGCTGTGCCTGTACATGCAAGCCGTCCTGTAAATTCCCGGTAGAGGCAATAGCAGCATCTAAATCATGCGGTAGAAAATCTGCAACAGCGGCTGGAATCACTGGGTCTTTGGCATTGAGGCGATTTAAACGACCTTTGATGTCCCAATTGACAGTCTTCGCCCAATTGACTTCCCCTTTTAAATCGACTGCACCTTGCATCAATTGTCCATCAAAACGATCGATTACCAGCTTATTGACCAAATCGGTATGCATCTCTGCGAAATACTGCCCTTTGGGAATCGCTTGACCTGCCAAATCGGTATTGAGCACTAAATTTAATTGATCGATATTGCCCTTAAGATCAAGCGTGCCCGCTTTGGAAAGCAATGCTTGATCTGTCAGCAACGGCCAATGATAATTTTTAAATTGTAATTGTGCTTGCATCGGCACCAAATCACGCACTGGATGTAGTACCGCCCAACCGGTCAATAAATCAGGGGTCTGGGTTGCTACACCAACTTTCAAGTGATCCAGACTACCACGCGCCTTTAGGTTAATCTCTTGAATATTTAAACTTTCCAAAGCCGGAATCTGTAAGATTGCATCCGCTTGGATCGGGTATTTTTGCTCAAACTGCATACTGCCTTTGGCTTTTTTGACATTCAAATAGCCCATATCTAATTCGGCATCTTCAAAGCTCAAACGCGTGCCTTTCCATAGCGCATCTTTAAGGGCTATATCCTTGATTTCTAAGCGTGAGCTTTGATTAATAATATGCAAGGCATCCAGTTTGGCTTTATCGATACGAAGTACAAAAGGCAACTCAATCGGGCTAAATTTAAATGGCTCATCGCTTGGTGGCGCATGATTAATCACTTGCAGTTGGCTTAAATTTGCATGGCTTAAGTGAATTTCTTTTTGTAATAATGCCCGCCATCCCAAAGAGACATCCGCACTATCAGCTTTAATCTCAAGCTCAGGCAACTGAATATGCAAATGATCAAGACGAATACCACGTAATAAATTACCACTATGATATTGGTACTGAATCATTTGTTGTTGGCTCATGACCCGATCCAATAAGAAACGACTACCACGATCGGTAGAGATCATTGCAATCACACTGACAATCAGTGTCAGCAACAGCAATAGCACCCCCCAAGCAATCCGCCGTAAAATTTTATTCTTTTTCGGCGCTTGTTCTGTCAACGGTTGCTGTTGCTCGAGTTCAGCCATAGTAATTCCAGAAGTCTCTTTTTGTTTAATTAAAGTTGTGAACCAATAAAGAAGTGTACGCGAATCGGTTTATCTGGATCAGAAATCCCAGATGCCACATCAATCCGAATTGGACCAATCGGTGAACGCCAGCGCAGCCCTAGCCCAACGCTATATTCGGTTTTATTGTTGAAATCCTTGTCATAGGCATTACCGACATCACTAAAAACAGCAGCGCGCCAGCCATCTTTAAATTGATAGTTATATTCTAAGCTCCCCACCGCCAATGCTTGCCCACCAACTTTATAGCCATATTCCCGTGGCGATAAACTCTTATAGTCAAAACCACGGATACTTTGGTCACCACCAGCAAAATAACGTAAGTTATAAGGGACTTGATTGAAGTCTTTGGCAAAGATATAACCGAGATTACTGCCCCCCACAAACTGATGGTTATCATTATCGCCCAACGAATAAATAAAGCGCCACGTCGCATTGACGATTGCCATATCGGTATCACTAATCACCGACTGGCTGCCTAACTCTAATTTATAGGTTTGTCTAAAACCACGGGTTGGGTTGAGGCGGTTATTACTGCTAATTTTGGTTGCCTCTGCACCGAGCAAAAGAGCTTCTTGCTCAGATTGCGCACCGGGCACCAAAAAGGCATCTGGAATCTTGCTGCTATCGACCACACCATTTTGCGTAATACGGTCTAAACGATAACGTACCCCATAAACCAGCTGCCAATCACTGCGAGCATTTTTAATGATACGGTCTGCCCCAGCAACGCCAGACTCAATCACCAAGTTCATATCAGGTCCAACCCCGTCACGCTCTTCACGCTCATACCCACCGACCAAACTAAA
This window contains:
- a CDS encoding bifunctional aconitate hydratase 2/2-methylisocitrate dehydratase, yielding MLEAYRQHVAERAALGVPPKPLDEAQTAALVELLKNPPAGEEAFLVDLLENRVPAGVDQAAYVKAAFLAAVAKGETTSPLISKERAVYLLGTMLGGYNVAPLVELLDDAALAELAAEALKKTLLVFDAFHDVADKAKAGNANAKAVLQSWADAEWFTSRPDVPEEIKITVLKVTGETNTDDLSPAQDAWSRPDIPLHANAMLKNERDGIFPEKPGEVGPLKQIEALKAQGNQVAYVGDVVGTGSSRKSATNSVLWFTGDDIPHIPNKKDGGVCLGSKIAPIFFNTMEDAGALPVEIDVSNMNMGDEVVLKIDHAAAKVTAFKDGAQIADAALKTPVLLDEVRAGGRINLIIGRGLTAKAREELGLPVSTVFRSPVQPEDTHKGFTQAQKMVGRACGLPEGQGIRPGTYCEPRMTTVGSQDTTGPMTRDELKDLACLGFSADLVMQSFCHTAAYPKPVDVQMQHSLPDFIMNRGGVSLRPGDGIIHSWLNRMLLPDTVGTGGDSHTRFPIGISFPAGSGLVAFAAATGVMPLDMPESILVKFKGKMQPGITLRDLVHAIPYYAIQSGDLTVEKKGKKNIFSGRILEIDLTEMETELTVEQAFELSDASAERSAAGCSITLSEEKVAEYLRSNITMLKWMISEGYGDARTMARRVENMEKWLANPSLLQADADAEYTKVFEIDLADIKEPILCCPNDPDDAKLLSDVQGVKIDEVFVGSCMTNIGHFRAAGKLLDKVPGGSLSTRLWLAPPTRMDERQLMEEGFYNIYGKAGARTEMPGCSLCMGNQARVAPNTTCVSTSTRNFPNRLGQGANVYLASAELASVAAVLGKLPTPAEYQEYAAQIDSMSSDIYKYLNFDHMEDYIDAAAEVDTKKISAAQLS
- the map gene encoding type I methionyl aminopeptidase, translated to MIKNAKEIQLMRESCRLLSLVFAQIDQLDLTGMSTLAVNDLVERYIVDVLKARPASKGQYGFAYVLNSSINEVVCHGVPSAQDILKTGDIVNFDITLEKNGYIADSSKMYCVGPVSAEAKRLVDTTYAAMCIGIAQVKAGARLGDIGHAIESYARQHGYSVVRDYCGHGIGRKMHEEPSVLHFGSAHTGMILQAGMTFTIEPMLNQGKRTVYVRDDGWTVVTHDQLLSAQFEHTVLVTQHGVEVLTRRPEESFQHLLGHKSLVNN
- a CDS encoding translocation/assembly module TamB domain-containing protein; amino-acid sequence: MAELEQQQPLTEQAPKKNKILRRIAWGVLLLLLTLIVSVIAMISTDRGSRFLLDRVMSQQQMIQYQYHSGNLLRGIRLDHLHIQLPELEIKADSADVSLGWRALLQKEIHLSHANLSQLQVINHAPPSDEPFKFSPIELPFVLRIDKAKLDALHIINQSSRLEIKDIALKDALWKGTRLSFEDAELDMGYLNVKKAKGSMQFEQKYPIQADAILQIPALESLNIQEINLKARGSLDHLKVGVATQTPDLLTGWAVLHPVRDLVPMQAQLQFKNYHWPLLTDQALLSKAGTLDLKGNIDQLNLVLNTDLAGQAIPKGQYFAEMHTDLVNKLVIDRFDGQLMQGAVDLKGEVNWAKTVNWDIKGRLNRLNAKDPVIPAAVADFLPHDLDAAIASTGNLQDGLHVQAQLDFDRHEAWQLKLDQAEAKNEHAAPMLLNVAWQKMNREMPYIGWLQSDHGQVDLVLNAQQQDIQLDAKLQQHEKSMLPAGQYQAKVQVKGDDLSIPSFSLNTGKGRLAGQAQVELPTEKRQLKWQAKLQAHDFNPQSISPQAPLDVLTGQIDASGFARPQQQIISLDRIDLQGHLAGEQADHIHLTGKSSIALLFADEQQGGAFKSFGVNYAGHLQSTKFSQGSGTLNFEIAGTPDVIKVNHFKHDGAAGKLNLSGLLNLKNGIGWNIDASLLNFKPHYFVSSIRGDISGQLKSQGIWAEKIKRMSVQQLNLAGTINNKILRGNGNLAVVLGGAQQGLLPEQFEANHLNLLYAGNQLQVTGNAQNLRLKVDAPKLYELYPGLRGRISGYLNLQAKPRLSATANLVVDDFGLNDLSIKRLSLIGELPTSDQVASQMKAQLTTLRTGGREIQHAAVTLSGTRKTHLLQLQGWNNFSKFYVQLSGGFNDNNDWLGQIQKGEFDSVRAHLFQNENAPVIYNAAKSELYVGQHCWSSKQSQLCFDQPVRVSQAKGNISFVSNNLDLKDFEAFMPEGLAMSGKLNGHAKASWAQGSHPKIDAQLVTRNGEIGLAAVDPGDPASTMHYDEASLVLKSIQDKLLLRVDLKAPNIGTGYANVVINPYSANKDMQGEVAFNQVQLKLFKPFVADIRKLEGTLSVAGKIGGTLTQPLFNGDLRVKNGSISMISLPVNLSNLQLYSAIRQDNATIDGAFNSGKGVGTLKGSIDWRNEPRIQLKLKGDQLQIRQAPMINAVVNSEVDVNILPFNRKITVHGDIDVPAALISMPETSATVINVSPDVRVVREGDDPLAILRAAKPWDVRADINVNLGKKVIFQGFNSRIPLVGRLYLTQRGLETAMNANGAIGVSQKVVIEAYGQKLNLNRAIARFNGPISTPSLDVDATKIVSGSTVGVRVTGTAAVPSIQIYNDAGLSEQEALNALITGRINEGSSSVSQTEGFKSDVNNTIAAAGISLGLGGTRAFTNQIGRTFGLSGLAFDAEGTGDDTQVSLTGYITPDLYIRYGVGVFTPVNKLTLRYQMNQRLYLEASQSLEKAIDIFYHWRF